The DNA sequence TATTTTACAATTTAAacctttcttttccttctcaaaaTCAAAACTCGCAAATCATATCTTAATTTTTCTGAGTAGCTTTGGAATACTTGGTCTTAATCCAGTTGAATCCAGTGGTAGTTCCATCCTTCAACTTCTTCACGCCACTGGAAGCTACAGCTTTGGTCTTGTCGAGACCATGGCCTAGCTTCTCCTTGTATTTAGCAGTACTGTTGGTCTTCTTGTCATGTCCAACCATCACTGGATCAGGCCCATCGTCCCACTGATCGGCCCATGAAGTTCCATAGGATGAAGAGCTGTGTCCATTCATGTCTGATGAAATTCTTGATGAGATATTGAAAGATTAGGATTATTTGAGTGTTGCTTCAGATTATTGTATTAGATGTTTTCAGGTTTCAACTAAGGACTGCTTCAATGCCTTTTATAATGATATCGAAGCGTGTGAAAGGTAGTTGATCTAGAAAGTAAGATATCGTGTGGATTTTGGCATGTGGATATAATTACTAGAATTAATGTTATAAAAGGAATTATATGTATGACAATCTATAATGTTATGGCGACCGTGTTCAAAATAGACGCCTAGAATGGAACCTTCTATTAGTTAGTTTATGAAATTTATCGTTTATTGATTTGAATAAGCAAATAAGGTTTTGGACCAACACGTCTAGGACCAAATTTTTCATGGTTGCTTAGGCGATAGATTGTGCGAAGGAGGATCCTAGAAGCTTCTAGGGCCCATAAAGgtcattttggtttattttctatAGTCAAATTCAAATAATGACAATAATAAGTTGATAGTAGGGGCCAAAAAAGTAAGAGGGAACTCAGGTTCCTCAACTCACCGGTCCCCACCAGAATGGACAATGCTCAGTTAGGAGTTGAAAATCAACCCAAATCAACATAAACgtaaaggaaaataaataattaaatttattcgtTTTATTTCTTGTAAATGaaggaaaaaatagaattgataaatacatcataattaaaaaattgttggTTATCCGGAGTTTTCTAGAAAAGAATATTGTATCGTCCAGCTGGctgaattattttaatttctatggAATTTTTTTTATGGGAATGTTAATGAAATGACCCTAACTTGGGTAATGCCGCACTCGTCTTATTGGCCTTAAGGGTATCTTAGTTTTTCAATTAACCAACATAAGAAATGGAATAATCTTCTTTTGTTGGGCCTAAAGAGATTATCAAAGCCGATAAATTAAAAATGGTGATATAGCCATATaggcatatatgatatagcaaggTGGAAAAATTATGGACTAAAATACGAAGGTGAAAAATTCAACATCATTATCAGTTTTTGGTGACTTATCCAGTTATCCAGAGTTATCATTGGCAGAAAAGGGAGAATTGAAGAGACAGGCCaagccaagaaaaaaaaaagaacccagaccaaaaaaaaagaaaaaaaaaaaagaagagagtgaGAAACAAATTATGATAATTCTTAATATGTTGTATTTGGTTTGAAATTTGGCAAGATCAACTAAGGATTCTGATCTCCATTTAAGAGTTTGTCATTGGCCAATAGATTATTGCATGCACAAGATAAAATTCGAACTCTCAAAACTTGCTTAAGCAGGTtggtgagctaaccactagaccaactaATTTGATTTATATGAGTAGATTTATGATATTGTAATATTTAAAATTGAGAATAATTCAATCCATACACGAAAAAAAAAGTGGAAACCAACCACAGACAATGAAAGAAAAGGGTTGTTTCTTTATGTTTTACCAAAGTCAAGATTCTTTTAATTTAGAAAGTGATATTTGTAtcacttatttttaaaatatgttttataatataaaaaacaaaCTTTTATCTTCTCTAATACTTGTATcaataatttcatatatatatatatatatatatatatatatatatatatatatatagtgcatGAAAAAAGattatataacttttttttaatttattcgtgTATTTTAGCTGATGCTACACTTGAGATTGATATGTTAAGTAATATTGCTAAAGTAGCAAAAGACGTTAATTAACTCCGATTCATgcttttgtatttaatatttatatatatgtatgtattagaAATTCTCTataatctataatattttttagggAAAATTCCACTCCCCTCTCCTACaagatgttaaaatgacactcTCATCccatctattttataaatgtacattcccctcccttctaacttttaaaaaatctcctctttaatctattttaaacttttttattaactaatgttaactttatccatttttttaaaaaaaataaattattttttaaaaaaatacccattaaaaaaaattttattttttattattatatttttttactaaaatattttttaataaattattttttattgattaaattgtattttttaaaaaatttaataattatattatttttttttctaaaatatccttcaataattttttaattattaaattataattttaccaaaattttcgttaacgatttttttatattttactattaatttttcgatatctatatatattattttaacattaaataaaaattttagtaagattatttttcaatatcaatatatattaattgttatatatattaacagtgataaaatttttttatttaatgttaaaataatatatattgatatcaaaaaattaatagtaaaatataaaagtaattgttcataaaaattttggtaaaatcataatttaataattaaaaattattgaaggatagatatcttagaaaaaataatttaattattaatttttttaaaagtattttaataaaaatacaattcaatcaataaaaataatttattaaaaaatattttagtaagtaaaatttaatgataaaaaataaaacttttgttaatggatttttttcaaaaaataatttattttttcctaaaaaatggataaagttaacacaaaaagtttaaaatggattaaagaggaggttttttaaaagttagaagggaggaaaatgtacatttataaaatagaggggaggggagtgtcattttaacatctcaCAGGGGAGGGGAGTGGAattttccttttttattgtgttttccgTTTAAAATTTGACCGTACTGTCACACAAATTATCATAGGTATTATTTTTTGTTGGTGTTCAAAACTAATCCAAACCCAACAAAACCGAcggactaaataaaaaaaaatcaaaaactgaaataactgaaaataaaaaatatcaaaaaatttgtTATGATAAGAATACCTGATGTGAATGTTCATTTTCCATGAGACGTGGTTTATTAAGGTTGATTGCATTTAATTATGTTTGAAAAATAAAGCTTCTTTATGCTTATAAATAGCAACGTAGTATGAAGCATATGAGACACATCAATAACAATCACAAATATTTCTATCTCTCTCTTTATACATTACACTATAAATTCTCTTTTTTATCTCTTTGTGGTTTTAAGTTAtaatatctaaatatataatCACTTCTATTATAGTGAGATAAAGGcatatttatatttctctattttatatttatttctcttccttatttatttattttgcaacACGTTATCAGTACGAGACTCTAATCAAAATTTAGGAAGactccaggtaacaaattttcattatgtcgaaactctctcattttgaatttaatgctcttgatatatctggaaacaactatttatcatggatcttagatgttaaaatccatcttgattcaatggatcttggagataccattaaatctgaaaataatacatcccagaaggataaagccaaaggcatgattttccttcgtcgtcatcttgacaaaggattgaaaaataaatatctcacactaaaagatcctgcagatctatggaaagaccttgaagaaaggtacaatcatcaaaagacggtaaTACTTCCTCAAgctcgatatgaatggacgcacttgcgtttacaggattttaaattcataaatgaatataattcagcaatgtttcgaatcacctcacgaatgaagtTATATGGGGAAAAGATAAATGATAAtgacatgttagagaaaactttctcaacctttcatgcctcgaatgtgctcctgtagcagcagtatcgagaaaaaagatttaaaaaatattctaagctaatttcttgccttcttgttgctgaatgcaacaatgagttgctcttaagaaatcatgaagcgtgctcagctggcgccgccccatttcctgaagaaaatgcaacaaatcataaccccagaagaggtaaatggcaaggttttggtaacaagaaaaattatggaaggaaaaggaattatgttcacaagaaaggatctcaccagaagtgggataaagaaaggaacaatgggtaaaataaattaattgaggATAAATGTTTTCGTTGTGGTGAAaatggccattggtcacgtacctgtcgtaccccaaggcacctagtcgatctttatcaagcatctttgaaaaaagacgacaaagaaaatgaaacaaattttgtttcaaatgatgtttAAAATTCCACCACTTATTATGatatatctgatttctttgattttgtttcaaatgatgttaAATATtctaccactcattatgatgtatctgatttctttgaggatcctgaaggaaatattggtcatttgatcaatgatggaatagtttaatatgtgtgtttgttaaatattcatgtgaataaataatgtaagaaacttcTTATTAAGTTTTATGCATTTGAATTTCAAGTGTCATATATATGAataatgtttgataaaatatttgtgaatttcaaaattactaaATGTACCaagataataataacaaaatttttagtatatactatATGTAAGATCCAGGACTTTTGAAAAATCCTATTTTAAACTaatctcaaatcatatatttatttacagttttaTTTTCAGGAaatcattttattgaaaataattaaaggcaattttgattaattggattcgaaataaattaaggtttttatccaaactttatacttatgaattatttttctatttatgatttaaagttttagaaattcgaaaataatgaggtttggctatttaaatcagaatttcatctaattttataatttttaaattattttctataattaagTTATAAAGTTGGGAGTTTTGaagtaataagaattttatataatttgattttagatcaattatatttaaatcattcaatactttaagttttaaggataaagaaaattaattatattactatGTATTTTCAATTAGAGAAATTGATTgggaatcaattagtatttttataccacaaataatattctgaaataatttttagaaatttaatttagatttcaaattaatactATATGAACCAATTTTATTAAAGTCATCTTACTCAAATTAAATCCTAAAT is a window from the Arachis hypogaea cultivar Tifrunner chromosome 1, arahy.Tifrunner.gnm2.J5K5, whole genome shotgun sequence genome containing:
- the LOC112696006 gene encoding uncharacterized protein, which produces MNGHSSSSYGTSWADQWDDGPDPVMVGHDKKTNSTAKYKEKLGHGLDKTKAVASSGVKKLKDGTTTGFNWIKTKYSKATQKN